One region of Triticum aestivum cultivar Chinese Spring chromosome 6B, IWGSC CS RefSeq v2.1, whole genome shotgun sequence genomic DNA includes:
- the LOC543146 gene encoding expansin-B2, giving the protein MAGVSTNAIALVLVTLLSVLVTSVRSAANYDTAAARSYNSGWLPAKATWYGAPTGAGPMDNGGACGFKNVNKYPFSSMTSCGNEPLFDGGAGCGSCYEIRCIAANNPSCSGQPTTVVITDMNYYPVARYHFDLSSTAFGAMAKYGLNDKLRHAGIIDMQFRRVRCNFPGMKVTFHVQRGSNPNYLAVLVEYANVDGTVVRMELMQTRNGRPTGSWEPMRRSWGSIWRMDTSRPLQGPFSMRITSDSRKTLVANNVIPAYWRPDKAYWSNVQFY; this is encoded by the exons ATGGCTGGCGTCTCCACCAATGCCATTGCCCTTGTGCTTGTGACACTCCTCTCCGTGCTTGTCACGTCCGTCCGTTCTGCGGCCAACTACGACACCGCCGCCGCTAGATCCTACAACTCCGGCTGGCTCCCCGCCAAGGCCACCTGGTACGGTGCGCCCACCGGCGCCGGCCCCATGGACAACG GCGGTGCTTGCGGCTTCAAGAACGTGAACAAGTACCCCTTCTCCTCCATGACGTCCTGCGGCAACGAGCCTCTGTTCGACGGCGGCGCAGGCTGCGGCAGTTGCTACGag ATTCGATGCATCGCCGCCAACAACCCTTCCTGCTCCGGCCAGCCGACGACGGTCGTCATCACCGACATGAACTACTACCCCGTGGCCAGGTACCACTTCGACCTCAGCAGCACTGCGTTCGGGGCCATGGCCAAATACGGCCTCAACGACAAGCTCCGCCACGCCGGCATCATCGACATGCAGTTCAGGAGGGTGCGCTGCAACTTCCCGGGCATGAAGGTCACCTTCCACGTCCAGCGTGGATCCAATCCCAACTACCTCGCAGTCCTCGTGGAGTACGCCAACGTCGACGGCACCGTGGTCCGCATGGAGCTCATGCAAACCAGGAACGGGCGCCCAACGGGGTCCTGGGAGCCAATGCGCCGCTCCTGGGGATCCATCTGGCGGATGGACACCAGCCGCCCGCTGCAGGGGCCCTTCTCCATGCGTATCACCAGCGACTCCCGGAAGACGCTTGTGGCCAACAATGTCATCCCGGCGTACTGGCGACCGGACAAAGCTTACTGGTCCAACGTCCAGTTCTATTGA
- the LOC123133276 gene encoding expansin-B2, with protein sequence MAGVSTNAIALVLVTLLSVLVTSVRSAANYDTAAARSYNSGWLPAKATWYGAPTGAGPMDNGGACGFKNVNKCPFSSMTSCGNEPLFDGGAGCGSCYEIRCIAANNPSCSGQPRTVVITDMNYYPVARYHFDLSGTAFGAMAKYGLNDKLRHAGIIDMQFRRVRCNFPGMKVTFHVQHGSNPNYLAVLVEYANVDGTVVRMELMQTRNGRPTGSWETMRRSWGSIWRMDTSRPLQGPFSMRITSDSGKTLVANNVIPAYWRPDKAYWSNVQFY encoded by the exons ATGGCTGGCGTCTCCACCAATGCCATTGCCCTTGTGCTTGTGACACTCCTCTCCGTGCTTGTCACGTCCGTCCGTTCTGCGGCCAACTACGACACCGCCGCCGCTAGATCCTACAACTCCGGCTGGCTCCCCGCCAAGGCCACCTGGTACGGTGCGCCCACCGGCGCCGGCCCCATGGACAACG GCGGTGCTTGCGGCTTCAAGAACGTGAACAAGTGCCCCTTCTCCTCCATGACGTCCTGCGGCAACGAGCCTCTGTTCGACGGCGGCGCAGGCTGCGGCAGTTGCTACGAG ATTCGATGCATCGCCGCCAACAACCCTTCCTGCTCCGGCCAGCCGAGGACGGTCGTCATCACCGACATGAACTACTACCCCGTGGCCAGGTACCACTTCGACCTCAGCGGCACTGCGTTCGGGGCCATGGCCAAATACGGCCTCAACGACAAGCTCCGCCACGCCGGCATCATCGACATGCAGTTCAGGAGGGTGCGCTGCAACTTCCCGGGCATGAAGGTCACCTTCCACGTCCAGCATGGATCAAACCCCAACTACCTCGCAGTCCTCGTGGAGTACGCCAACGTCGACGGCACCGTGGTCCGCATGGAGCTCATGCAAACCAGGAACGGGCGCCCAACGGGGTCCTGGGAGACAATGCGCCGCTCCTGGGGATCCATCTGGCGGATGGACACCAGCCGCCCGCTGCAGGGGCCCTTCTCCATGCGTATCACCAGCGACTCCGGGAAGACGCTTGTGGCCAACAATGTCATCCCGGCGTACTGGCGGCCGGACAAAGCTTACTGGTCCAACGTCCAGTTCTATTGA